A window from Thiohalomonas denitrificans encodes these proteins:
- a CDS encoding sodium:solute symporter family protein, which yields MDLTTITYLVVGATFALYIGIAIWARAGTTGEFYVAGKGIHPVANGMATGADWMSAASFISMAGLIAFSGYDASAYLMGWTGGYVLLAMLLAPYLRKFGKFTVPEFIGDRYYSQTARIVAVICLIVASITYVIGQMKGIGVAFSRFLEVDFSTGLFTGMAIVFFYAVLGGMKGITYTQIAQYCVMIFAYTVPAIFISLKLTDTVLPQFGLGAAMADGSGQPILDRLNQVVTDLGFASYTEHKGSALNMTLLTLSLMIGTAGLPHVIVRFFTVPTVRDARASAGWALVFIAILYTTAPAVGAMARLNLMDTIMQPTAATATSGPEQFTPLTYSERPEWFKNWEKTGLLQFEDKNGDGKIQYYNDGNEQFAQKAEQWGWEGNEMVTVDRDIMVLANPEIANLPNWVIALVAAGGLAAALSTAAGLLLAISSAISHDLLKGVFMPRISEKNELMAGRISMGGAILVAGYLGLNPPGFAAQVVALAFGLAAASIFPALMMGIFNKSINRQGAVAGMLVGLGTTLVYIFVYKGWFFIPGTANLADTPDNWVFGISPGSFGAVGALFNFITAIAVSKVTAPPPAHIQELVEDIRVPRVSG from the coding sequence ATGGATCTTACAACCATTACCTACCTCGTCGTAGGTGCGACATTTGCCCTCTATATCGGCATTGCGATTTGGGCACGCGCCGGCACCACTGGCGAGTTCTACGTGGCGGGCAAGGGCATCCACCCGGTCGCCAACGGCATGGCAACCGGTGCCGACTGGATGTCCGCTGCCTCCTTCATCTCCATGGCCGGCCTCATCGCCTTCAGTGGCTATGACGCCTCGGCGTACCTGATGGGCTGGACCGGTGGCTACGTGCTGCTTGCCATGCTGCTCGCGCCCTACCTGCGCAAGTTCGGCAAGTTCACTGTCCCCGAGTTCATCGGTGATCGCTATTATTCACAGACTGCGCGTATCGTCGCCGTCATCTGCCTCATCGTGGCCTCGATTACCTATGTTATCGGGCAGATGAAGGGTATTGGCGTGGCGTTCTCCCGCTTCCTGGAAGTGGATTTCTCCACCGGGCTGTTCACCGGTATGGCGATCGTCTTCTTCTACGCCGTCCTCGGCGGCATGAAGGGCATCACCTACACCCAGATCGCCCAATACTGCGTAATGATTTTCGCCTACACCGTACCGGCGATCTTCATCTCCCTGAAGCTGACCGATACCGTCCTGCCCCAGTTCGGCCTGGGTGCCGCCATGGCAGACGGTAGTGGTCAGCCCATCCTGGATCGGCTGAACCAGGTGGTAACAGACCTCGGCTTCGCCTCCTATACGGAGCACAAGGGCTCAGCACTGAACATGACCCTGCTGACCCTGTCGCTGATGATCGGTACCGCGGGTCTGCCGCACGTCATCGTGCGCTTCTTCACCGTGCCGACCGTACGGGACGCCCGCGCATCCGCCGGCTGGGCGCTGGTCTTCATCGCCATCCTCTACACCACCGCCCCGGCTGTTGGCGCCATGGCTCGTCTGAACCTGATGGATACCATCATGCAGCCGACCGCAGCCACCGCCACCTCCGGTCCCGAGCAATTCACTCCGCTCACCTATAGCGAGCGCCCGGAGTGGTTCAAGAACTGGGAAAAGACCGGCTTGTTGCAGTTCGAGGACAAGAACGGCGATGGCAAGATCCAGTATTACAACGACGGCAATGAGCAGTTTGCCCAGAAGGCGGAACAGTGGGGCTGGGAAGGCAACGAAATGGTCACGGTCGACCGTGACATCATGGTACTGGCCAACCCCGAAATCGCCAATCTGCCCAACTGGGTAATTGCACTGGTGGCCGCTGGTGGCCTTGCCGCTGCACTCTCCACCGCTGCAGGTCTGTTGCTAGCCATCTCTTCGGCGATCTCTCACGACCTCCTCAAGGGCGTATTCATGCCCCGGATTTCGGAGAAGAACGAGCTGATGGCGGGCCGTATTTCGATGGGCGGTGCCATCCTGGTGGCAGGCTATCTCGGCCTTAATCCCCCGGGCTTTGCAGCCCAGGTGGTGGCACTGGCCTTCGGGCTGGCCGCAGCGTCGATCTTCCCGGCTCTGATGATGGGTATCTTCAACAAGAGCATCAACCGTCAGGGTGCCGTCGCCGGTATGCTGGTAGGCCTGGGTACCACCCTTGTGTACATCTTTGTGTACAAGGGCTGGTTCTTCATCCCGGGTACCGCCAATCTGGCCGACACCCCCGACAACTGGGTGTTCGGCATCTCTCCGGGATCGTTCGGTGCCGTCGGTGCACTGTTCAACTTCATCACCGCCATTGCGGTGTCGAAGGTGACTGCACCGCCGCCCGCTCACATCCAGGAGCTGGTGGAAGACATCCGCGTTCCGCGTGTGTCCGGCTGA
- a CDS encoding putative nucleotidyltransferase substrate binding domain-containing protein, with product MNVELIEIRDFLAGHPPFDHLPGEVLERLPRYLSVRYLRRGTPLPPPDADGDYLYIIRKGAVELRDQSDELIGKIGEGEIHASACRAGSSVRFTALTVEDSLFYLLPCERLETLREQHPEFAEHFNQSVRDRLRRALESIQAIRGSHTGLLNVPVGGLIVREPVVARPETPIGKAARLMTEARVSSLLIMEDERLVGIMTDRDLRSRCLAKDRDPGQPVSEIMTRRLHKVEPETRGFEALITMTRLSVHHLPVIDHGRVIGVVSSNDLIRYQSANAVYLAGDIRRCTSVEALTRICADIPELQVQMIASGATGYHVGQTISSITEAITRRLIELCQEQLGPPPVSFAWLAVGSLARREQTVHSDQDHALLLADDFDPARHDGYFESLARFVADGLNACGFTYCPGEVMATNPEWRQPCRVWRRYFDLWITRPEKKALMLASNFFDMRTICGDPALYEQLHAEVLQQTHSNRIFLAHLAANALKNRPPLGFFRHFVLIGEGDHAQSLDLKRRAIIPAVDLARVYALSAGLPEVNTRERLKIAAETSALSHESAENLEDAFEFIVTLRARHQAEQIKRGEKPDNYMAPSELSSLERGHLKDAFSVISGLQNALGQRHQAGRFF from the coding sequence TTGAACGTCGAGCTGATTGAAATCCGGGATTTTCTCGCTGGCCATCCCCCTTTCGACCACCTGCCCGGGGAAGTGCTCGAGCGACTGCCGCGATACCTGTCGGTGCGCTATCTTCGACGCGGTACTCCCCTTCCCCCTCCTGATGCCGATGGCGATTATCTCTATATCATCCGTAAGGGGGCAGTAGAACTGCGCGACCAGAGCGATGAGCTCATCGGCAAGATTGGAGAGGGTGAGATTCACGCCAGCGCCTGCAGAGCAGGAAGCTCGGTCCGGTTTACCGCCCTCACGGTTGAGGACAGCCTGTTTTATCTGCTGCCTTGCGAACGGCTCGAGACGCTCAGGGAACAGCACCCGGAATTCGCAGAACATTTCAACCAATCGGTTCGTGACCGGCTTCGGCGCGCGCTGGAATCGATACAGGCGATTCGCGGCTCCCATACGGGACTGCTCAACGTTCCGGTTGGCGGCCTCATCGTCCGCGAACCGGTGGTGGCCCGGCCCGAAACCCCTATCGGGAAGGCTGCACGGCTGATGACCGAGGCCCGTGTCTCTTCCCTGTTGATCATGGAGGACGAGCGGCTGGTCGGCATCATGACCGACCGCGATCTGCGCTCACGCTGTCTGGCCAAAGACCGTGATCCGGGACAACCGGTAAGCGAAATCATGACCCGCCGACTGCACAAGGTAGAACCGGAGACCCGCGGATTCGAGGCCCTGATCACCATGACCCGGCTGTCGGTCCACCACCTGCCGGTCATCGATCACGGGCGTGTCATCGGTGTGGTCTCCAGTAACGACCTTATCCGCTACCAAAGTGCCAATGCGGTCTACCTGGCAGGCGATATCCGCCGCTGCACCTCCGTCGAGGCACTGACCCGCATCTGTGCCGATATTCCGGAACTGCAGGTGCAGATGATCGCCTCGGGCGCAACCGGTTATCATGTCGGTCAGACCATCTCCTCCATCACGGAGGCCATAACCCGGCGCCTAATCGAGTTGTGTCAGGAGCAGCTGGGGCCGCCCCCGGTGAGTTTCGCCTGGCTTGCTGTGGGTTCGCTGGCGCGCCGCGAACAGACCGTGCACTCGGATCAGGATCATGCACTGCTGCTCGCTGATGATTTTGACCCCGCCAGGCACGATGGCTACTTCGAATCCTTGGCGAGATTCGTGGCTGATGGCCTTAATGCCTGCGGCTTCACTTACTGTCCGGGTGAAGTGATGGCCACGAACCCGGAATGGCGTCAACCCTGTCGCGTCTGGCGGCGTTATTTCGACCTGTGGATAACGCGACCGGAAAAAAAGGCACTGATGCTGGCCTCCAATTTTTTCGACATGCGGACGATCTGCGGCGACCCCGCTCTCTATGAGCAACTCCATGCCGAAGTCCTGCAACAGACGCACAGCAACCGGATTTTTCTCGCCCACCTGGCAGCAAATGCCTTGAAAAACCGCCCACCGCTGGGGTTCTTCCGTCATTTCGTGCTGATCGGGGAGGGTGACCATGCACAAAGTCTGGATCTCAAACGACGGGCGATCATACCGGCTGTGGACCTCGCACGGGTGTATGCCCTTTCCGCCGGACTCCCGGAAGTAAACACCCGCGAACGCCTTAAAATCGCCGCGGAGACATCGGCACTCAGCCATGAAAGCGCCGAGAATCTGGAAGATGCATTCGAATTCATCGTCACCCTGCGTGCCAGACACCAGGCCGAACAGATCAAGCGAGGTGAGAAACCGGACAACTATATGGCCCCCTCGGAGCTCTCCTCTCTGGAGCGGGGCCATTTGAAGGATGCGTTTTCGGTAATCAGCGGCCTGCAAAATGCGCTTGGTCAACGGCACCAGGCGGGACGGTTCTTTTGA
- a CDS encoding exonuclease domain-containing protein has translation MFGNLLSLEFRRERLLKKSPPGPLRDFLSVPFPSPKSDCRDVSFLALDLETTGLEANRGEIVSIGYVEMNGFRIDLGSATHRLVVPEGAIPEQSAVIHQITDDAAAEGESLEQAVTELLKVLAGKVLIAHHAPVEFSFLGAACETIWGGRFLIPMVDTEWIERRTLERRGQTYAARELRLSRLRERYGLPRYRAHDALVDALAAAELFSAQIAARDSGGRLPLKEFLTRL, from the coding sequence ATGTTCGGCAACCTGCTCAGTCTTGAGTTTCGCCGCGAGCGCCTGCTGAAAAAGTCACCGCCGGGGCCGCTCCGCGACTTTCTTTCGGTGCCGTTTCCGTCGCCGAAAAGCGACTGCCGTGACGTGTCCTTCCTGGCCCTGGACCTGGAGACAACCGGACTCGAGGCGAATCGGGGCGAGATTGTCAGCATCGGCTATGTCGAAATGAACGGTTTTCGCATCGACTTGGGGAGCGCCACTCACCGGCTTGTCGTGCCCGAAGGGGCGATTCCCGAACAGAGCGCGGTAATTCACCAAATTACCGACGACGCAGCCGCCGAAGGGGAGTCCCTGGAACAGGCAGTAACGGAACTGCTGAAGGTCCTGGCGGGCAAGGTACTGATTGCCCACCATGCCCCGGTGGAATTTTCGTTTCTCGGCGCAGCCTGCGAAACTATATGGGGTGGCCGATTCCTGATTCCCATGGTCGACACGGAATGGATCGAACGCAGAACCCTGGAACGGCGCGGCCAGACCTATGCCGCCAGAGAACTGCGGCTCTCCAGGCTCAGGGAGCGCTACGGTCTGCCCCGCTACCGGGCACACGATGCATTGGTCGATGCACTGGCGGCGGCAGAGTTGTTCTCAGCCCAGATTGCGGCACGGGACAGCGGCGGCCGACTGCCGCTCAAGGAGTTTCTGACGAGGCTCTAG
- the acs gene encoding acetate--CoA ligase, with protein sequence MSDSKIYPVPADVAAKAHIDAAKYEEMYQRSVEDPEGFWGEQAEKFLTWFKKWDTVLDYSYDIDNVYTKWFDGGKLNVAYNCLDRHLESRGDQAAIIWEGDDPSVDKTLTYRELHEQVSRFGNALKERGVKKGDRVCIYMPMIPEAAVAMLACARIGAVHSVVFGGFSPESLKDRILDSDCRVVVTADEGLRGGKSVPLKANADKALQSCPNVHTTFVIRHTGGDIAWADTRDVWYHEATEKVSADCPAEEMDAEDPLFILYTSGSTGKPKGVLHTTGGYLLFSAITHMYTFDYQDGEVYWCTADVGWVTGHTYIVYGPLANGAKTLMFEGVPSYPDASRFWQVCDKHNVATFYTAPTAIRALMREGEEPVKKTSRKSLRLLGTVGEPINPEAWEWYYKVVGESRCPVVDTWWQTETGGHLITPLPGATDLKPGSASKPFFGVVPAIVDPSDGTPLEGAAQGALVITRPWPGQMRTVYGDHQRFIDTYFKTYRGYYFSGDGARRDEDGYYWITGRMDDVLNVSGHRMGTAEVESALVLHKKVAEAAVVGYPHDLKGQGIYCYVTLVKGEEPSDALKKELVAMVREEIGPIATPDVIQWAPGLPKTRSGKIMRRILRKIASNEIDTLGDTSTLADPSVVEDLIANRAIQ encoded by the coding sequence ATGTCCGATAGCAAAATATATCCGGTGCCGGCGGATGTGGCGGCCAAGGCCCACATTGACGCGGCCAAATATGAAGAAATGTACCAACGCTCGGTCGAGGACCCGGAGGGGTTCTGGGGGGAGCAGGCGGAAAAGTTCCTCACCTGGTTCAAAAAGTGGGATACGGTACTGGACTACAGCTATGACATTGATAACGTCTACACCAAGTGGTTTGATGGTGGAAAACTGAATGTCGCCTACAACTGCCTGGACCGTCACCTGGAGTCCCGGGGGGATCAGGCCGCCATCATCTGGGAAGGCGATGATCCATCCGTCGACAAGACCCTGACCTACCGCGAATTGCACGAGCAGGTCAGCCGTTTCGGCAACGCCCTGAAGGAGCGCGGGGTCAAAAAGGGCGACCGCGTCTGCATCTATATGCCGATGATCCCGGAAGCGGCCGTTGCCATGCTGGCCTGCGCCCGAATCGGCGCAGTACATTCGGTAGTCTTTGGCGGTTTTTCACCGGAATCCCTGAAAGACCGGATCCTCGATTCCGACTGTCGCGTGGTAGTCACTGCAGACGAGGGTTTGCGCGGGGGGAAAAGCGTACCGCTCAAGGCCAATGCCGACAAGGCACTGCAAAGCTGCCCCAACGTCCACACGACATTTGTCATCCGGCACACTGGCGGCGACATTGCCTGGGCGGACACCAGGGACGTCTGGTATCACGAGGCAACCGAAAAAGTCTCCGCCGACTGCCCTGCAGAAGAGATGGATGCTGAAGATCCCCTCTTCATCCTCTACACCTCCGGCTCCACCGGCAAACCCAAGGGCGTACTGCATACCACCGGCGGCTATCTGCTCTTCTCGGCCATCACTCACATGTACACCTTCGACTACCAGGATGGCGAGGTCTACTGGTGTACCGCCGATGTGGGCTGGGTGACCGGACACACATACATCGTTTATGGCCCGCTGGCGAACGGTGCCAAGACACTGATGTTCGAGGGTGTACCGAGCTATCCGGACGCCTCGCGATTCTGGCAGGTCTGCGACAAGCACAATGTGGCGACCTTCTATACCGCCCCGACCGCCATCCGCGCACTGATGCGCGAAGGTGAAGAGCCGGTAAAGAAGACCTCGCGCAAGTCTTTGCGCCTGCTCGGAACGGTGGGTGAGCCGATCAACCCGGAGGCCTGGGAGTGGTATTACAAAGTCGTCGGAGAGAGTCGCTGTCCTGTCGTCGACACCTGGTGGCAGACCGAGACCGGCGGCCATCTGATTACGCCGCTGCCGGGCGCCACCGACCTCAAGCCCGGCTCCGCCAGCAAGCCGTTTTTCGGTGTGGTGCCGGCGATTGTCGATCCCAGTGACGGCACTCCGCTAGAGGGCGCTGCCCAGGGGGCGCTGGTGATCACGCGCCCCTGGCCCGGACAGATGCGTACGGTGTATGGCGATCATCAGCGCTTTATCGACACCTATTTCAAGACCTACCGGGGCTACTACTTCTCGGGTGATGGTGCCCGCCGAGACGAAGACGGCTACTACTGGATCACCGGCCGCATGGATGATGTCCTGAACGTTTCAGGGCATCGCATGGGGACCGCCGAAGTCGAAAGCGCACTCGTACTGCACAAGAAAGTGGCCGAGGCTGCAGTAGTCGGCTACCCGCACGACCTCAAGGGACAGGGGATTTACTGCTACGTCACGCTGGTGAAGGGCGAGGAGCCCTCCGACGCCTTGAAGAAAGAGCTGGTCGCCATGGTTCGCGAGGAGATTGGGCCTATCGCCACACCGGATGTCATCCAGTGGGCCCCGGGCTTGCCCAAGACCCGTTCCGGTAAAATCATGCGTCGGATTCTGCGCAAGATTGCCAGCAACGAGATCGATACACTGGGTGATACCAGTACTTTGGCCGATCCAAGCGTAGTTGAGGATCTAATCGCCAACCGCGCCATTCAGTAA